The genomic window TTGGAACTATTTGGTCTCCAGGCATAGATGATTCACTTACTGGCTACAGTTATGGAAGTGTTGCAACTGCATCAGTCACAATTTGTATATATAGCCAGTCATTAGTTTTGTCCTAAAGTTGCATCTGAACCTATTTAGCCAGTcaattaaataatattagaaaTGATAGTTCATGAACCAGAGACTACTGTAAAATAGGACCAGTAAAGTGTGTGTTTTACTGTCTAGGAAAAGCAACTGATGTTCCTTTCATTATGGTGATGCCCTGTGCCCTGTGTTGCAGCTGGCACTCCTTACGCTGGGGGAGTTTTTAGGATCAAGCTGGTGTTGGGGAAGGACTTTCCTCAGACACCACCGAAAGCTTTCTTCTTGACTAAAATTTTTCACCCAAACGTATCAAAGTCTGGGGAGATTTGTGTAAATACACTAAAAAAAGATTGGAAACCTGATCTCGGCATTAAACATATACTTTTGGTGAGTATTTGAGCTTTTAAGATCAGTAATGTTGATCCTTAAGCCAGCTTGGACTAAGCATGGTTTCatcattaaaattctttatagtttaatgttaaaaatgtgataaaaacAAGATATAGCAAATAAGTAAACTATTTGTACATATTGCTTGAAATTTATAGTGACTGGCTGTTTTTCTAAAAACGATTGgtgttagataattttttttaagaataacttcaTTCTTTCACAATCTGAGGAAGTCTGATAATATACTTATGTCAGTGTGCTTATATTCATAGTCATCTCGGGAGAGGGGCCAGTGGGCCAGATGCCCCTGAAATCAAAAAGCTCCCAAGGGGACCCATTTGCACTAGCAAAATCGTAACACTGAAATGAGAATGATAAATGTTATCCTGTGGGCCCTCCCTGGTAATCCTACAGATTTTTTcccttgtttttaaatatgtcataaaaaaatatgctaaaatatAATGCTGCTATTTAGTTCTTAAAAGTGTGAGTTTCATGTTTCTTAGCTACTGAGTGTTGTGAATAAGAATATACTTCATTTGGTTATTGTTTTTTTAGTTGTATCTTTGGTATTTTCTATGTGTGTGCTCCGCTAATGTTTTGTCTGGTCTGTCGTTCGCGTGAGTGTAcatattaaatattgtattgaaatagttttttttatttattcggtCCTGCAAATCACAATTTATGGGCCCAGGGACAAAATGGTTGTGATGGGACTGTGATTTCAAGGTATGCTGTTAAAGGTTTACATGATTGTGTATTGATGTGATAGCGATGTAGAAGTAATCAACAGACTTACATAACATAAAGGAGGCCCATCATGGCAACAGGACAAGCACACAGCACATTACCACCTATTCAGAAACTGATTGGCTGAGAAAATTACAACACTTGGCAGTTTGCCATGAGAACTTACCTTGAACATGAACTATATCAGTGTGTTACTGGCAAAGAAGAAAACACCAAGAACGTTACACATGCTTGGACAAAGATAATATTGTCAATTAGTGCGGTGAACTCTGTGTATGTTCAAGACAGTACTACAGCAAAGGAGGCATGGGACAAGATAAAGAAAGTTTTGCAGGATTCAGGTTTGACACTAAGAACAATTATAACCAAATTGGAAACTTGCTGTGGACGAGTATGACAACGCCTTTATAAACACAGCACATAATAGAGGCATCAATTTTAAGGGAAGTGAGGAATAGATTAGAACATTATTGCTATCCGGATCATCAGACAAATATAGGCCACTGATTATGGGCCTAGAAAGTTCAGGAATGCCTATTACGGGTGATTCTATTAAAACAAAACTGCTGCAAGATGTTCATGTTACCACAAATAAGCCTTTGTTGCCTGACCAGACGTTAGTCTTCTATAAcactagagaaaaaaaaagggttttaagGGTCTCAGATGCTATGATTGCAATGAGTTCGGCAAAAAACCACGAAATTGCCCAAAACATGTTGAATGAGTAAGAAGTTTAGAAATGAAGGGGACAGATCCAAGGAAAAAAGATCACAGTACATTTCTGAATGTTCTTTCAACGGGAAATGCAGACTTTGAGAAATAGTATACATGTACATAGATTCAATGGCAATGGCACACTTCACTAGAAAACTCAACTGGCTGTTGGATGCTCATGAAAATGCAGATTATCAATTTGTAATAGCTGATAAAAACTGACTGTCAGTTACCTGCAAATAGTCCAGgcaaattagaccaaaaaaagGCTGTGCTTCCCGAAAAATCGTTCAAAGCTGGAAAGTGTTTTAATACCTTTTGGGGGTCCCAAATAAGAGTCCTGTGAGTTTGCGACGGATTCTGACTCCTGCTTAAGTTTTGGGAGTCAAAAAACCGCGGAATTTTCGCACTTTGTATAGTTTTTCGCTTATAACTCCTAAACGATGCATcctacagaaaattttatttgaagcttttttaaaacacattaaattctGCTTCCAATGGTGTTTGGTACGTCAAAATCGGCTTAATCATTTAGCCGCAATCGATTTTCAAAATTGGGCCATTTTTACCAACTTGGCTAAAAAGTTGAttctttgtttagtttttcgTTTACAACTCCTAAACGACGCATCCTGAAAAAAACTTTACTCATAGCTTTTTTTAAGAGGATTAAATTCTGCGTCGAATGGTTTTTAGTCCGTCAAAATCGGCCTAGCTGTTTAGCCGCAATCGATTTCTGAAGTGGGGCCATATTTTACCAACTAGGCTAAAAAGTTGATTATGCCCTTTGAATGGATCATATGAATCATTTGATGATGTTTTATTCAATGACAATCATCCAGGGGCGGATCCAAGAGTGAAGGGAAGGGGGGCACGGCCCCCCTTTGGAATTTCAAGTCTAatccttatttttaataaaatattaaatattaattgttctgGGGTTTCAGAAATTATAGGattcgtgcccccccccccctcctcctcctactGCATCCGCACCTGGACACTCCAAAATGATGTTATGTGGGTTCAAAATATAAGAAGGCATTATaatgaataatgttttattgatGGTAACAAAAGTTGTATACATGTAAACGATAACGGTATTAGTTGTGTACATGAAAGATGTATTAGTTGTGTACATGAAAGATCATAATATGAAAGATGTACAAGGTACTCATGTTGACGATTTATTTCGCCGTTTAGGAGAAGACGGTTGCTCTTCGCCAATCACGTCATCTAGCTCCTCATCCTCGGAATCTTGAGAATGAGGATTCATTTCTTGCTCTCCTTCGATGATATCAATCTCCTCGTCACACTGGGTGGCATCCAGTATAACATCCTTGTCTTCAGAGATGGAATTGAGGCATGCGTGCCCTTTGCAGGTTATGCACATGGTGGTGCATTTTATCCCTCCCTTTCTACAGGAGCAAGCTGCTTTGCACCCTTTGTTACATGTGCACGATATGGAGTTGAGAAGTTCTTGTGGGGCCGGTGGATCAGTCATTGTGATGGGAGTTAACCCATTGGTGGTTAATTTCCATCCCCATCTCTCTGGATCTAGTACATTACTCCTCCATACCTGCACCTGTAAATAAACTCTGAAGGAGTGCTGGCGAGCAGCCGCTTCTGTAGGAGGCAAGGACGCCAAGTCAAAATTCTTTTTTGAAAGCGACCTCTGGAAAAGGTCAAACCTCACTTGATTGAGGGACTTGCTGCTGCCACCCGTGTACAAGGTTTTTATGAAGTGAACGCCTGACTATGCAACTTGATCAGGAGTTGCGATCGGGTCAAGAAAAATAGAGGCCTGATGAAGGAGGTTTTGGTCTGCCATGAATTTCTTGAATTTTCCCCTGGCAGAAAAAATGAGAATGTGGTGTCGCACCCCGTGAAGGCATGGAGAAACAGGGCATGCTTCCTCATGTTTTGAGGCAGCCGGCAATTGCTCGGACTGTAAACGACAGTTTCCTGGTTCTGCTTCCCGGGTTTAATGAGGAACACGTTGGAGATGGGCTCTTCAAAGACAGCAACATGAAAGAGCAGGACCAACAGATCGGTGTCCTCTCCCACTATGAAAACATTGCCTCCCTCTATAGACCTCTCCATTGCTGTGCTCACAATCAGAGAATCTGCATCTTCCAAGGCTTGTTTCACGTGAATGCCCTCGTCCATCAGTTTGTTTGTCAGCATCGATATGAGACATTTCTTGTTGTGATCATTCAACAAGAAACGATCTTTCGGCATTGTGGCTTTGGTATGTTCCTGGAATATAACCGACGAAGATGACATAGCACGGGCTCTTCGCGCTCTTTCAGCAGACTTTTCGGCCACATCCTCTGGGTATCCATCGAAAACTATGTTGATACTGTCAGACTTGTAGTTGGATTTCACGTAATTTACGTACTTGTGAATGATATTGGAAAACTGTTCTCCGCTGTTCCACACAACTCTGTGCAGGAGGAAACCACCATCCACTACGTAGTCTGCATTCACAGTGAAATCCATTTTGATTGGAGTGAACAGCTTGTATAGTTCAGATTTTCTACTCTTCCGCATCATGCCGTCATCATAAAACAGTGGGAGTGGGTACGAGGCCAATTCGAATCCAAAGTACGATTCAAGCTGAAGCTGTGATTTCATGTGAAATGGAATGCGGCGGAAAATCGTGTCCGGACTGATAGGGGCTGATTCTCCGTTGATCTTTGCTGTAGCCTTCACGGCTCGTAGAGGCACCACTAGATTTTTTCTGCTAAGTTGAAGTTCTTAGAAGTTTTTCCCTTCAATGGTTTTCATACTGGCTGTGCCCTTTTCAAAAGCTTTGTGGCAGTTGATGCTGTCATCTGCTATAACTCCTGTGCTGATGGACATGAGGGAACTCATTTTAGGGAATGGGTCATGGCACTGAAACCATTCGCTGAATTTCTGCAAATCGCTGTCGTCCCTCCGTATTCTGGAGTTTGTCGTGTCAACATGCTGATCGGATGTTGAGAAGGAGACCTCACAGTACTCTCAATTTGATGAAAAACATCCACTGCAGTGGGCATGCCAGCGATCCACCAGGCTAGAGTCCCATCGCTGATTCCCCGCCCACGGGATAGCCCTCCACAAGAAGATATTTCTCTCATGAGCACTTGCTCGATGGTCATATCTGACCATATTCCGGACCAATGCTTTTCGCTGCGCCTTATTGTGAAGTAACCTTGTACAACGAACTGTAGATATTCAGCATGGGTCAGTTTTTTATTGAGCTCCTCCATATCCTGCAGGTAGAGTTGACTAGCTTTTGCGTAGTTGAAGTGTCCGCTGGCGTGGAAATATGGAATCATGTTTCTTATGCTCTGCAGGTGTAACATCCAATTCCCAGTTCTTTCAGCCTCGATAAATCGCTTGAGGACTGACACCATCCTGAAATACTGCACCCACAGCTGTGCTGTGCTTCCTCGTTCCTCTAAGATTTCCAATTGTCTTTTGAACTTTTCCATAAGACTGTCAACATTTGGGTTGTTAATGTCAAATATTTCGGATGTAAAATCCTTTATGAGATACGATAGTGCATCAGTCTCTTCGTCTGTCAGCTTTGTTTCTTGAGATGTGGACATCGTCTGTAGAATTATTTTGGCCAAAGCGAGCTGGGTCAAAATATGAGCTCGTACAGCTCTGGAATAGTAGTGGCCTGACATCATTGTTTTGTGGATGCCATCGCGAAGCAAACACTCCACAAATCTTGGAGGCCACTGCCGTCCATAATGAAGCCAATTTTGCCCATGTAGGACATGAGCAAATGAAAACCCCCAAGCCGCACGGCAACATAACTCAACTCGCTATTTGGGCCGACAGAAGCAAGAATTTTCCTTGCTTTTAACCAGAGTGGATGGTCCAAAGTGACAAAACAGCAGCGTTAGCGGAAAATTGATTGCGGCTAAATGGCTAGGCCGATTTTGACGGAGTAAAAACCATTCGACGTAGAATTTAATGCTCTTAAACAAAGCtatgagtaaaatatttttcaagatgTGTCGTTTAGGAGTGGTAAAcgaaaaactaaacaaagaaTCAACTTTTTACCCAAGTTGGTAAAAATGGCCCAACTTTAAAAATTGATTGTGGCTAAACGGCTAGGCCGATTTTGACGAACCAAACACCATTCGAAGCATAATTTAATGTCATTTAAAAaagctttaaataaaattttctgtaggatgcgtcgtttaggagttataagcgaaaatctaaACAAAGTGCAAAAATTCCGCGGTTTTTTGACTCCCAAAACTTAAGCAGAAGTCAGAATCCGTCGCTAACTCACAGGACTCTTATTTGGGACCCCGAAAAGGTATTAAAACACTTTCCAGCTTTGGACGATTTTTTCGGGAAGCATATGTCTAATTTGCCTGGGCTAAAAGGAGATGTACTTATAAAAGTATTCGTAACTGAAAAGGCTGACACCATTAAGGCAAAAGAAGTATTATATGTGCCTAATGTTTCCACCAATCTGCTCTCAGTAAGTAGAATTGTCAAGAATGGCCACACATTGAATTTTAATGGCATATACCACACTAACTGGGAACTGGTTGCCACTGCCTCCTTAGTTAACAATATATACAGGCTGGATTGTCCTGAAGCGAAGGCCAATTGTGTCTTGCTTGATGTCTGTTATCTCTAGTGGTGAATTGTGGCACACAAGACTTGGCCACTTGAATCGACGGGGCATGAGACAATTAAGGAATGGCTTAGCGACTGGTCTAACATTTTTCAAGGTTGTAAGTACCCCCTTACCTTGTGTGTGAAAGGTAAGCAGCACAGACTTACTTCCATTCTATCATCTGGGGTCTAGGGCAAATGAACCACTTCAATTAGTGCACTTTGATATTTATGACCCAATGGAGGATCAATCGATTGGAGGTTCATGCTACTTCTTCACAATCATCAATGATTACTCTAGGAACGTATTTGTATACTTCATCAAATCATACAATCATCAAAGAATGAGGAAACTAAAACATTTAAGGTTTTTCGGTCATTTGTTGAGAGACAAACAAGCTGGTGTGTCAAGACATTCGTACTGACAATAGAGGTTAATATATGAACACAGACTTGTTGGTGACTTTAAGGTATCTGGGAATCCAGACCACTTGCGCCTACACACCTGAACATAATGGAGTAGCTGAGAGACAAAATCGCACATATTCTGGGCTGAAGCAGTAAATACAGCAGCTTACTTACACACTCGCTCACCATCCAAGGTACTGAATGGACAAACACCAGAGTAAGCCTGGAGCAGTCTAAAACCAAACTTGAGACATCTGCCAGTTTTTGGGTGTAAATCTTACATACATACTAAAAAGCAAAACCGTAGATGGTTTAGTGAAAAAGGCCTAGAATGCAATTTCGTAGGATACAGTGAAAATTCCAATGTATATCAGTTAATCAAGCAAGGGACTATGACAGTAATCAAGAGTCGCAATGTAGTATTCATTGCAGATGAAATATCTTGGAATATAGCTGAGAGAAATGAGTGTGAAACTCCTACATCAACCAcatctttaaaatttatattctcaCCCAAGTTGCAACAGATGATAACGATAACCATGCAGCTGAGGAGAAACAAATGATGATCTAGCTATCATGAACATTAGATACACATCACTAGAATCCAAAGAAAGGATGTATACGACCACCAGCTCCGGCATTCTATGAGAAACTAAAACCTAGGAACATTGATGATTTTATCACATACAAATTTGAAGTGGACTCTCCTGATCCTCAAACCCTGGAGGAAGCACTGCAATGCTCAGAAAGCAAACATTGGAAACTTGCCATGCAAGAGGACGTTGATTCGGTAAGACAAAATAATGCATGGGAGATAACAAGTTTCCGACTAATAGAAAGCCTATTGATTTCAAATGGGTGTTCAAAACTAAGAGAAATGCAGTAGGAGGAATTGAATGCTACAAGGCTAGGTTGGTCTTGAAAGGTTAAGCCCAAAAAAAGGAGAATTTATTATGAAGAGACGTTTGCCCCTGTAGTATGACATGGGTCAATAAGATTAGTTTTGGCATTGGCTGAGAAGTATGATTTACACATGGATGTTTTAATGGCTTTTCTACATGGTGACTATTGAAAAACTCAACCAAAAAGCATCAAATTAACAGGAAATGAAAATAAGGTTTGTAAACTTTCAGAGGCAATATATGGCCTCAAGCAAGGAAGTAGAGCATGGAACCAGAAGTTAAATCAAGCCCTGGAAGAAATAGGCTTATCTCATTCACAGATGGACCAGTGTATATACTTCAGAATagaaaatgaaaatgtttttgttgtagCAGTTTGTCAGTGATCTACTCGTTGCTTGCAAAAACATTCAGATGAAGGATTCCATTAAAACTGGATTAATGAATTGCTTTAAAATGAAGGACTTAAATCAAGTATATTCTTGGAATGAGAGTAACAAGGAATCGAGCAGCAGCTAAAATCTGTATTGACTTGGAAGGACACATTAAGGAGGTCTTGCCCAAGTTCAACATGTAGCCATTACTCCGAGCAATGTTAATCAAAAGTTATCGATGAGCATGGCATTACAATCACAAGAAAGTGATGTTGAACCCAACAAGATACCTTACGTAGAGGCTATGTACATCCATGCTAATGTACATCTATAAGAAAACCAGGCCAGACATAGGATTTGCACTAAGTTCTGTCGGTAGATTAATTAGCAATCCAGGAAAGGCTCACTGGGTGGCTGTGAAAAGAATCATACTCATACAGAACTTAAAGGGCACTGCAGACATGAAGATTGAATTCACCAAAGGGGAATCTGGTACTATAATGGGACATTGTGATGCAGACTGGGCTAATGATGATTATCTGTGTTCAATGACGGGCTATGTTTTTACCATGCAAGGAGGAGTTGTTACTTATAGCAGTAAGAAACAGAGGACTATAGCGCTATCAACGGTCGAAGTAGAATACATGGCGCTTTCTGTTGGATGTCGAGAAGTTCTATGGCTCAGAGGACTGGTAAGCGAGTTAGACAAGGATTTTTATCATACAACTATGAACATCCTATGTGACAGAAAAAGTGTGATTGATTTGGCAGCGATAGGTATCAGGCAAGAACAAAACATATTGATACAAAACATCACTTCATACATCAACTTATTGATGAATACGTGATTAAGGTGTTTCATCAAAGTTCAGCCAATATGATAACTGATGTGCTAACCAAGAGCTTGCCAATCACAAAGCACAGTTTTTGTGTTGATGGACTGGGACTCAAGCAACTGATTTAGTTCAAGTTTGAAGTATGTTCTAGTAGGAGTGTTGTGAATGAGAACAGACTTCATTGGGTTATTGTGTGTTTAATGTTATCTTTGGTATTTTATATGTTTGTGCTCCGCTAGTGTTATGTCTGGTATGTTTTGTATTCGTCCTTTGCGTGAGTGTGCACATTAAATGTagtgaaatatttgttttttatttattcggTCCTGCAAATCTTTTCttgataagtaatttttttttctggaagggTGATAAAATGTGAATGTGTACTTGCCCTAATGTGTAGTCAGTTGAAACAGGTGTAAGACAGCCTATGTTTAACTTGAATGTTGTGTATTTGTTGACATAAATGACTCAGAGTGCAGAAGTAGTaccaaaaatgtttatagattagCTATAGTGTGCTATACCTATAGACTAAGGCTCAGTTTTAGGTGCCATGAAGTTGATTTGTTTTCttgtctttatttttatttaagggttattcctgtaaatttaccTTGTTGGCTCTCTGGCATGTTGTGTTCTGTCTGAAATATTGTCATCAGATATTACTGGGTTTCATAATCATGGTCACTTGTGTGACATTTTAGTTCAGTAAATGTCTGGGTGGAAAAGTGTGCACCCAATCTACAAAAGCAAAAGATCCTCGTGATAAATTTCAAGAAGTAGCCTTTGAATagcaataattacaagaaaatgaaaacaaGCGAACATGAAATGTGGACAGAGTCTTAAATAAAGGCATTTCCCTGTGGTAATGCATGGTATGTTCTGGTCTGCAGACAGTTAAATGCCTGCTGATAGTGCCTAATGCGGAGTCAGCTCTCAACGAGGAGGCTGGCAGGTTGCTGCTGGAGCAGTACGACAGCTATTCACAGAGAGCCAAGATGATGACTGAAATTCATGCCTTAGTGAGTATGGTATCTGCTGCGTCAAGGATTGCTATATGTATGACGTGGTTGCAAGCTGACCTTGTGCAAAGTCCATGTTAAAggtttaaaatttcaaagttaaattaCCATTTTCCAATGGTGGTTGTGTTTAAACTGAGCCAAAATGTTACTAGTCACAGTTCTGCAGTCAGACACTGGACTGGCTGGAATTACTTTGTATTTTTATGCTCTGGAGGAGTGTACTTCTTGCTATACATCAATCTCTCACTGATTACATCTTCAGAttgcgcgaattcatttagcattTGAATAGCATGtctctgtaaatttcagttagcgtgAAATCTCCGCACGCAagtcacaaagtctgtttcaatttttgtaaacaacagatgtgccgtggcatacagttagccatacaaggggggaagagatgtgcacgcaggtctgactacgctatcggctgttgtacgaacatcagctatggcaagttaggTTGCGGCTattgagtgtaaaggaccaaatgtttttacgtctgtGCTTATGCTGCCAGGTTacaccgttgtcgcctggccacaaaccgggccgtgatgaacttTAGTCTAGCCAGTGACAGGGAACTCCCATGCACAAACACAAATCAACatctgcccattcgtctgcctGTAACTAtacgtgcgcaagcacctgcagttgaaatcatattggaatcatggcttccaagtgagagatTAATGCAGAACTAGAATTATTATGGAATGCAGAATGttatgaaggccacacttatgtggATCACACtgtagttttaagcaagtcaactgtgtgcacaatcgtacaaaataaggaatCTATCAAATGATTATTTAAGTCTGATACTGTcagttgtactagcgggaatatatttgacattagatatcagaacagaaatgaacagatgattcacatggaaaaagttaaatgaatgatgcaatgaaaaaaaatcacgggcctgACATGATTGATGTGAATCAAGCGGTGATAcacaaataagcactttaatttttgaaaaatgaaaatgtaaatatcggaacagtaatatcagtttcatTGCCAGTAAaagatggtttggaaagtttgtgGAAAGGTACacaacgtgagttgaaggtcatgccCGGGCTAGCAAGTCAACCAGTCATTTGATGATAACTATCTCCCATTACACAGTGTtgaatttgtcatacaaagtattcaatggtaggcttataaagataaattgagtgttattctacgcatttatattatgtaaagaatatttctctacacattttggaacacataagtaaattagccttgctattaaTGGATACCAGTGCTTCAGAATATGTGATTTCGGTTAACACGAACATTTTAAGGAACacattagttgtgctaagtgaaGGATTAGTGTACTGTATTTGATAACTGTGTTTTCCCTATTTATGCACAAGGATTATGTGAAATACAtgcattttttgtacattttaattataaaaatgtataaatatatctTCAGCTGTGAAAATTTTCCTGCATGTGAGTAAATATTTAGAAGTATGTATTGTTCCCATTACCAAGTAAAATGTGCAATGGCACCTTGAGATTAAAAAGCTAAAAAGGACACTTCACTTAAAATGAATACATTTGAATAGACCTATGCAAAGTAAATGCTTCTCAGTAAATATTTGTgctgtgtacagtgcattttttGGCTgtataatataagttttaataaactaAATTACTCTGCTTTGGAAAATGAGTATAAAGCAAACAAAAACACTTGCTTAAATTCACTCTATTTGCTCCTTGCATAAATTCAACTTGACAGCCAGAGCAGCGGATCTTGTAAAGCTATCTAAAATCACTGCTGCTTTCCTCGAGCAGTTGTGTTATTGATTGACCTTGTCAAAACATGGTTAACTAATGCCCAACATATATTACTCTGTTGCATCAGTCTTCTCATGTGACCAAAAATgagcaaaaatgactgccatctttgtgaagaaaaaaaagaatagaGTGGTCAAAGTAAGAccacaataatttaattaaagttttgttaTTGGTTGAGTCTTAATTTTACTGAGAATTCTCGGTTTCAGgttc from Bacillus rossius redtenbacheri isolate Brsri chromosome 1, Brsri_v3, whole genome shotgun sequence includes these protein-coding regions:
- the LOC134527418 gene encoding ubiquitin-conjugating enzyme E2 S isoform X2 codes for the protein MSNVENLSPQIIRQVVKELHDLTKCPPEGIKVTINDEDVTDIQAYIEGPAGTPYAGGVFRIKLVLGKDFPQTPPKAFFLTKIFHPNVSKSGEICVNTLKKDWKPDLGIKHILLTVKCLLIVPNAESALNEEAGRLLLEQYDSYSQRAKMMTEIHALSCKIPKPGLEEGMSSMDGPMAKKHAGDKKVQVDKKKQLKDKKRTLKRL
- the LOC134527418 gene encoding ubiquitin-conjugating enzyme E2 S isoform X1; protein product: MNTMSNVENLSPQIIRQVVKELHDLTKCPPEGIKVTINDEDVTDIQAYIEGPAGTPYAGGVFRIKLVLGKDFPQTPPKAFFLTKIFHPNVSKSGEICVNTLKKDWKPDLGIKHILLTVKCLLIVPNAESALNEEAGRLLLEQYDSYSQRAKMMTEIHALSCKIPKPGLEEGMSSMDGPMAKKHAGDKKVQVDKKKQLKDKKRTLKRL